The segment GCGGCGCGGTCGGCCAGCACCCGCATGACCGTCGGCAGCGCGTCCGGCAGGTCCGCGAGCAGGCAGCGCTCGGCGAGCCCGGTGACCTCGGCCAGCCCCGTCGCGCCCACGGCGGCGTCCTCGGCCTTCGCCGTCGCGGCGGAGCGGACCGTGGTGCCCCAGATGCCCGCCTCGGCCACCTGGACCGCCAGCTCGGGCTCCCAGCTCAGCCGCCAGGTCTCCCGGAAGGTCCCGGTCCCGGAGCGGGACGGTATGAGCTCGCCCCAGCCGATGCCGAGCAGCCGCAGCCGGTGCAGCAGCCTGCTCCGGCCGGCGTCCGTCTCCTTTCGCAGGTCCAGCTCCACCTCCCTTTCCGCCGCCTCGCTCTTCAGCCGGAGCCGGCGCTGCTCACGGGCCAGGTCGCGGGCCAGCGGCACGGCGGGCGCGCCGTCCGGCACCCGGCCGAGGACATCGCCGACGACCAGGCGGTCGCGTATGAGGGCCAGCGGTATGTCGGAGCCGTCGCACATCACCGCCCGTACGGCGTCGGTCGTCTCGCTCAGCCCGGCGAGCGGCCGGCCGCGCATCGCGGCGAGGGTGTCGGCGAGCCGCACCGCCTCGATGACGTGTGCGGAGGACACCGGCAGGTCCTCCTCCCGCAGGAGCCCGGCGACCTTGGTCATCCAGCGGGTCACCGGCCGGTCGGGGGCGGTGAACAGATGCCGGTACCAGCCCGGCGACGCTATCCCCGCCCCGTATCCGCTCGACCTCGACAGCCGCCGGTGCGTCCACGGCACCCAGGTGATCTCGGCCTTGACCTTGGGCAGCCCCCTGAGCAGCGCCCGGTCGGCGGTGGCCGTGGTCTTCCCGGCCAGTGCCGGGACATGCCACGCCCCGCACACCACGGCCACCCGGTCGTGCTCGCGGGCGGCCTGCCGTATCCGCAGCCGCATGTGGGCCTCCCGCACCGCGTCCTCCGGGTGGCCGCCGTCCCCGTACGCCTCCCGCAGCGCCCCCATGGCCTCGCCGAGCGCCTCGAAGGCGCCCAGCGGGTCGCCCTCGGCCCCCCGGTGCTCCACGGCGTCCTCCCACCACCGCTCGGGGTCGTCGAAACCGGCGGTCTGCGCGAGCACGGCGAGCGGATCGACCCGGACGTCCTGCTCGGCGCCCTTCTCCTGTGCGCCCTCCTCCTGGGCGTCCTCGCCCTCCCTCATCGCCAGCGAGTGCGCGGCCGGGAGGTCGATGAAGCTCACCGGCACCTCCCGGGCGAGCGCCCAGCGGATCGCCGTCCACTCCGGCGAGAACTCCGCGAACGGCCAGAATCCGGCCCGCGACGGCTCGTCCACGGCGTGCGCCAGCAGGGCGACCGGCGGCCGCATCCCCTCGTCGGCGGCCAGCCCCACCACCGCGTCCGCCTCCGGCGGTCCCTCGATCAGCACGATCCCCGGCTCGTACCGGTCCAGGGCCGCGCGCACCGCCCGGGCGGACCCGGGCCCGTGATGCCGCACGCCGAGAAGAGCGGTGGTCGCGGTGGTCATCGCGACACCTCCCGGCAGGCCCGGTAGAAGTCCTTCCAGCCGTCCCGCTCGCGGACCACCGTCTCCAGGTACTCCTGCCACACCACCCGGTCCGCCGCCGGATCGCGTATCACCGCGCCCAGCAGGCCGGCCGCGACATCGCCGGCCCGCAGCACTCCGTCGCCGAAGTGCGCGGCCAGCGCCAGCCCGCTGGTCACCACCGAGATCGCCTCGGCCGTGGAGAGCGTCCCGGAGGGCGACTTGACCTTCGTACGCCCGTCGGCGGTCACTCCGCCGCGCAGCTCGCGGAAGACCGTGACGACACGGCGGATCTCGTCCGTGCCGTCCGGCAGGGCGGGCAGCTCCAGCGAGCGGCCGAGCTGGCCGACCCGGCGGGTGACGATGTCGACCTCGTCCTCCACCGACGCGGGCAGCGGCAGCACCACGGTGTTGAAGCGCCGCCGCAGCGCGCTGGACAGGTCGTTGACCCCCCGGTCGCGGTCATTGGCGGTGGCGATCAGGTTGAAGCCGCGGACGGCCTGCGTCTCGGAGCCCAGCTCCGGTATCGGCAGGGTCTTCTCGGACAGGATCGTGATCAGCGTGTCCTGCACATCCGCCGGGATGCGGGTCAGCTCCTCCACCCGCGCGATCCGGCCCTCGGCCATCGCCCGCATGACCGGGCCGGGCACCAGCGCGTCCCGGCTCGGGCCGTTCGTGAGCAGCTGCGCGTAGTTCCAGCCGTAGCGGATGGCCTCCTCCGGCGTGCCTGCGGTGCCCTGGACCAGCAGCGTCGAATCCCCGCTGACCGCTGCCGCCAGGTGTTCGGACACCCAGGTCTTGGCCGTGCCCGGCACGCCGAGCAGCAGCAGCGCCCGGTCCGTGGCCAGCGTCGTGACGGCGACCTCGACGATCCGTCGCGGGCCCACGTACTTCGGTGTGATGACCGTGCCGTCCGGGAGCACCCCGCCCAGCAGGTAGGTCGCCACCGCCCACGGCGACAGATTCCAGCGGGCGGGACGCGGCCGGTCGTCGGCCGCCGCGAGGGCCTTGAGCTCATGGGCGAACGCGTCCTCGGCATGCGGCCGGAGCGTGGTGTCGTCGACAGACATGAGTAGCCGGTCCCCCTTTTTTCACGCACGTCGAATGGAACGGACGGCCCGTCAGCCCCCGTTGTCACCGCGGGCCGTCCGTGGTTCCAACGATGCATCACAGCACTGACAATCGGCCCGGGCCCGATTGTCAGTGCCTGCCTCTACCGTCGTTGGCATGGCGGAAGAAGGAGCAGATCAACTGCGGCGGTGGACGGCGGACCAGGTTCTGGCACTGGCCCCTGACGCCTCGTCACGCAAGGCCGGGGCCCGGCTCGCGGCGCCCGCGCCCTGGTCCGGCACGGGCACGTCCGGCTCAGCGGTGTGGGGGCTGTGCGCGGGCAGCGGCGGCAGTCCGTACCGGACGGTCATCGACATGGCAGGGCCCGGCTACAAGTGCAGCTGCCCGAGCCGCAAGTTCCCCTGCAAGCACGCGCTCGGGCTGCTGCTCCTGTGGTCCGGCGACTCGGTGCCCGACGCGGCCGACCAAAATCCTGACTGGGTGACCGAGTGGCTGGACGCCCGGCGGGAGCGGGAGGAGCGGCCCGCACCCGCCTCGGCCGGGGTCGCCGATCCGGCCGCCGCCCGGCAACGGGCCGAACGGCGGGCGGTGCGGGTGGCGGCGGGGGCCGCCGAGCTCGACCGGCGGCTCGCCGATCTGCTGCGCGGCGGGCTGGCCGGCGCGGAGCGGGAGGGCTACGGGCAGTGGGACGAGGTCGCCGCACGCATGATCGACGCCCAGGCGCCGGGCCTCGCCTCGCGGGTACGGGAACTGGGCGCGGTGGTCGGCGCGGGCGGGGACTGGCCGGGCCGGCTGCTGGAGGAGGCTTCGCTGCTCCACCTGCTCACGCAGGGGTACACGCGACAGGACCGGCTTCCGGAGGCGCTGGCCGCCACGGTCCGCACCCGGGTCGGCTTCACCAGCGCCGCCGGGACGGACGCGGTACGCGACCGCTGGCTGGTCCTGGGCCGGCACGACGCCGCCGATGACCGGCTGACGACCCGTCGTATCTGGCTGCACGGCCTCTCCGCAGGACGTCCGGCCCTTCTGCTCTCCTTCGGCGCGGCCGGCCGTGCGCCCGAACTCACCCTCCCCGTCGGCCTCTGTCTCGACGCCGACCTCTCCTACCACCCCGGCGCCCGACCGCTGCGCGCCGCCCTCGGCCCCGCCCACGGCGCCCCGTCCCCGGGCACCGTCCCGCCGGGCACGGCTGTCGGGCCCGCCCTGTCCTCCTACGGCGCCGCGCTCGCCGACGACCCCTGGCTCGACGCCTGGCCCGTCGTCCTCACCGGCGTCGTCCCCATACCCGCGCCCACGGGGTGGCAGCTCGCCGACGCGGACGGCGTCGACGCCCTCCCGCTCGCGGCGCGCGCCACGCCCTGGCAGCTCGCCGCGGTCTCCGGAGGGCACCCCGTCACGGTCTTCGGTGAGCTGGGGCATCGCGGCTTCCAGCCGTTCACGGTCTGGGGGGCGGACGGGGTGGCACTGCCGCTGTGAGGGCGGGCCAAGGCAGGCCCTGAGACAGCCGAACGGACACCACGACGAAGGGAGAGTCCGACGATGACCTGGCCGGAACTGATCGGCACGGCCCTGCTGGGCACGGACCGCAGGGGCGGCGAGCCGACCGCCCTGCTGGCAACGGCGGCCACGGAGACCGTGAGACGTCGTGCGGGCCTGCGCCCGGCGACGGCGGCGGAGCGCCCGGCCCCCGCGCAGCCGGACAGCCGCCCGGCACTGCCGGACGCGGCCCGGCGACGACTGGCGCTGCTGCTGGCCGACCGCAAGGGCGCAGGCACAGGGGGGAGCCGGCGGAACGCGGCGCCGAATCTGGGAGAGCTGCTGCCGCAGTGGCTGGCGGCGGCGAACGCCCGCGGATACGGGGCGCCGCCCGCACTGCTGCCGGCGCTCCTGGACGCGGCACGGGCCCGGACGGACCTGCGGGCGGAGGCGCTCACCCTGGCGGGCCCGAGGGCGCTGTGGCTGGCGGGACTGAACCCGGACTGGCGGTACGCGCTGCGCACCGGGGCCATGGCGCCCCGGCTCGATCCCGGCGTATGGGAGGAGGGCCTCTTCGCGGAGCGCGTGGCCCACCTCGGGCGGCTGCGCGCAAGCGACCCGGAAGCGGCGCTCGCGCTGCTGCGCACGACCTGGGCGACCGAGCGGGCCGAGGACCGGCTGATGTTCGTGGACTCGCTGCGCGAGGGCCTGTCACCGGCCGACGAGCCGTTCCTGGAGCAGGCGCTGTCGGACCGGAGCCGCAATGTGCGGGCGACGGCGGCCGAGCTGCTGTCGGCGCTGCCGGGGTCGGCGCTTGGGGCGCGGATGGCGGGCCGGGCCCGCAGCTGCGTGTCGATGGCCGGGGCCGGGGAGCGGATCGTCGTGGAGGCTCCGTACGAGTGCGATGCCGCGATGGAGCGGGACGGTATCGTGCCGGTGCCCCCGGCGGGGCGCGGGGAGCGGGCCTGGTGGTTCGGGCAGCTGGTGGACGCGACGCCGCTGGCGGCGTGGCGGGAACGGTTCGGCGGCCGCACCGCGGAGCAGATCCTCGCTCTGCCGGTGGCGGACGAGTGGCAGAGCGACCTGCACGCGGCCTGGTGCCGGGCGGCGGTGCGGCAGCGGGACGCGGACTGGGCGCGGGCGCTGCTGGGGCAGGCGCCGGTCGGGGACCCGGCGAAGCTGCTGTCCGTGCTGCCGCCCCAGGAGCGTGCGGGCTGGGTGGCCCGGTTCGTGGCGTCGAACGGGCTGTCCGAGGCCTTCCAGATGCTCGCCGTGTGCGAGGTGCCCTGGGCCGGGCCGCTGGGCCGGGCGGTGGTCGACGCGCTCGACATCGCCCGGGACGCCGGGAACTACCCGTGGAGCTTCAGCGGCGTCATGGGCCTGGCCGAGCGCTGCCTGGACCCGGCCGAGGCGGACCGGGCCACGCCGCTCACGGCGATACCGGACGAGTCCGCCGACGCCACGCCCGGCGCGGGCGTCTACTGGGCGGAGGCCTTCCAGCGGCTCGTCGGGACGCTGCGGCTGCGGGCCGAGATGCTGGCCGAGCTCGGCTAGCCCACGCCTCGGGCAGCTCAGGCCTCGGCCGGCTGCCGTACGTTCGCGCGGACCCAGTCCACCGCGGCGCCCGTCGGCGTGCCCGGGGTGAAGATCTCGGCGACGCCGAGCGCCTTGAGGGGGGCGATGTCGGCGTCGGGGATGATGCCGCCGCCGAAGACCTTGATGTCGGCCGCGTCGCGCTCCCGGAGCAGGTCCAGGACCTTGGCGAACAGCGTCATGTGGGCCCCGGACAGGACGGACAGCCCGATGGCGTCGGCGTCCTCCTGGATGGCGGTGTCGACGATCTGCTCGGGGGTCTGGTGGAGGCCGGTGTAGATGACCTCCATGCCCGCGTCCCGCAGCGCCCGGGCGATGACCTTGGCCCCCCGGTCATGGCCGTCGAGCCCCGGCTTGGCCACCACGACGCGGATCGGTCCGGACACGCCCATCACTGCCTCCTCGTACGAGTAAACGAACGTTATCGCCAGCATCCACCACCTGGACAGTTTTACGAAGCGGCCGGAGGGGGAAATCACATATAGGACACGAACAAGTTCGCAACGCGTCGGGCCCGCAGACGGCACCCGTTCAGACCGGGGGCCGCGCGCGGGCCCCCGCGTTCTTCGGCACACGGGGGACAGGGACGGATCCCGGCGTGCCGTGCACGGGAGGTGGGCCATGGGCGTCCTGTCTTTCGGAGCCGCAGATCGTCTGCTGCGCCAAGCGGCATACGTACGAGCTGCCGCCGTCGAGATCGCCATCCTGACCGGGCACCTACTCCTCTATCCGACCGGCATCTTCCAGGAACGCGACGCCGAACTCGCCGAAATGCCGCGCATCCCCGCCCCCGGACCCGGCGCGCACCCGCCCGTCCTGCTCATGCACGGCTTCGTGGACAACCGCTCGGTGTTCGCACTGCTGCGCCGCTCCCTGCGCCGGCACGGCTGGACGCACGTCCAGGGGCTCAACTACTCCCCCCTCACCTGCGACATCCGCGCCGCCGCCGCGCTCCTCGGCCACCACATCGAACAGATCTGCGAACGCACCGGCCACAGCCAGGTCGACATCGTCGGCCACAGCCTCGGCGGCCTGATCGCGCGCTACTACGTACAGCGCCTCGGCGGCGACCGCCGGGTCCGCACCCTGGTCACCCTGGGCACCCCGCACTCCGGCACCCGGGCCGCACCGCTGCTCAACCCGCACCCGATCATCCGCCAGATGCGGCCCGACTCCGAGATCGTGGAGGAGCTCACCAAACCCGCCCCGGGCTGCCGCACCCGCTTTGTCGCTTTCTGGAGCGAACTCGACGAATTGATGATTCCGGTCGAAACGGCCCGTCTCGACCATGCGGATCTCAACACCCGGAATGTGCACATCGCCGGAATCGGACATCTCACCATGCCCGTGCACGCGGCCGTCGCGGCCGGCATCCGACAAGCACTGATGGGCGAGGAACTGGCTTCCGACACCGTGAACGCCGCGTAGGACGGCACAGCCCTCGAAATCGTATCGAACACAAAGCATTGCGCGTGCCCGAAACCTGCCGAAGATTGTCCCCGCCGCCCGCAGGGGGATACAGTCGCCGCTAATTCTCGTGCTGCCGAGGCGAAAGAGAAGCGGTGAACGATCCGAACTACAGCTCCTACGGGGCCGTGGGTGCCGTGTACGCGGACGACGATCCGCTCTTCGGCGCGGTGCCGGGCGGTGCGGTGCACGGCGGCGCCGTGTACACCGAGACATACGCCTACGAGGCCTACCCGGAGCAGCAGTACGCGGATTACCACCAGCAGCAGTACCAGCAGTACGCCGAGCAGCCGCAGTACGTCGAGCCCGTCCCCGAGTTCCAGGTCTACTACGAGCCGGAACCGGAACCCGAGTTCGAAGCCGAAGCTGAGTTCGAAGCCGAACCCGAGTCGTCGTACGAAGCTCACGAAGAACCCGAGCCCGAGCCCGCACCTGAGTCCGAACCCGCCGCCGAGCCCGTCCTCGGCCCGCGAAGCGCCGCGCGCAGCGCGGCCCGCAGTCGGCGCCGGAGGCCCGCCAAGCGCTCGGCGCTGCTGACCATCGCCGTGCCCTCCGTGGCCGTCATGGGCGTCGCGGCATGCGCGGCCGCCGCCGTGACCACGACCACCACCGGAGCGGGCACCACCAAGACCCAGGCCGACGGCTCCACCGGCACCACCACCAGCAAGCTCGACCAGCAGCTCGCCGGGGTCAGCCGCAAGGCCGACGACTTCGCCGAGCGGGCCAGCCGCACCCAGGAGCGCCTCGACCTCAAGGAGCGCCAGGCGGTCGAGAAACAGAAGCAGGCCGCCGCGGCCGCCGCCAAGGAAGCCGCCCGGCCCAAGGTCGTGCTCCCGGTGACGGAGAAGGGCCTCAGCGCCTACTTCGGCCAGGCCGGCGTCAACTGGATGTCGGTCCACACCGGCATCGACTTCCCGGTCAGCTACGGCACCCCCGTGATGGCCGCGACCGACGGCACCGTCCGCACCCAGTGGAACAGCTCCTACGGCAACATGGCCATAGTCACCTCCCCCGACGGCACCGAGACCTGGTACTGCCACCTCAGCAGCACCAAGATCCGCTCCGGTTCCGTCAAGGCGGGCGCGGTCATCGCCTACTCGGGCAACTCCGGCAACTCCACCGGCCCACACCTCCACTTCGAGGTGCGCCCGGCCGGCGGTGCCGCCATCGACCCCCTGCAGTGGCTGCTCGCGAAGGGCCTCGACCCCCGCTGAGACAGCCGCCCGGCCCTAGAGTTTCTCGACCGGCGCGTACCGCAGCAGCAGCCGCTTCGGCTTCTCCTCGCCGAAGTCGACCGTCGCCTCCGCCGTGTCCCCCGCGCCCTTGACCGCGACGACGGTCCCGAGCCCGAACGAGTCGTGCGTGACCCGGTCGCCGACCGTGAGCGCGACCACCGGCCGCTCCTTCGCCCCCGGCCGCCGGGTCGCGAAGCCGCTCGAACCGGCCTTGGCCCGTGCCAGCAGCGAGGGCCCGGAAGCGGCCAGCGCCGCGGCCGAGGCGGAGGAGACCGACGGAGTCGCCGAGCCGCCCGTGCGCTTCCAGTCGATCAGCGCGGGCGGGATCTCCTCCAGGAAGCGAGAGGGCGGGTTGTACGAGGGCTGCCCCCAGGCGCTGCGCATCGTGGACCGGGTGACGTAGAGCCGCTCCCTGGCACGCGTGATGCCGACGTAGGCGAGCCGGCGCTCCTCCTCCAGCTCCTTGGTCTGGCCGAGGGCGCGCATGTGCGGGAAGACGCCGTCCTCCATGCCGGTCAGGAAGACGACGGGGAATTCCAGGCCCTTGGCCGTGTGCAGCGTCATCAGCGTTATGACGCCGCCGCCTTCCTCGTCGTCCGGGATCTGGTCGGAGTCGGCGACCAGCGCGACCCGCTCCAGGAAGTCCGCCAGCGTCCCCGGCGTCGCCGGAGTTTCCGAACCCTCCTCGGCCTCGGCGGTGCGCCCCTGCTCGTACTCCAGGGCCACCGCCGCGAGCTCCTGGAGGTTCTCCACCCGGGTCTCGTCCTGCGGGTCCGTGGAGGCCTGGAGCTCGGCCAGATAGCCCGTTCGCTCCAGCACGGCCTCCAGCACGGTGGCCGGGCCGGCGCCGGACTCCACGACCGTACGCAGCTCCTCCAGCAGGTCGTTGAAGCGCCGCACGGCGTTCGTGGAGCGGGCGGCCATGCCGTACGCCTCGTCGACCCGCCGCAGGGCGGCGGCGAAGGAGATCTTCTCCCGCAGCGCCAGCGCGTCGAGCATCGCCTCCGCGCGGTCGCCGATGCCGCGCTTGGGCACGTTCAGGATGCGCCGCAGCGGGACGACGTCCTCGGGGTTGGCGAGCACCCGCAGGTACGCGAGGACGTCGCGGACCTCCTTGCGCTCGTAGAAGCGGACGCCGCCGACGACCTTGTAGGGCAGGCCGACGCGGATGAAGATCTCCTCGAAGACCCGGGACTGGGCGTTGGTGCGGTAGAAGACCGCGACATCGCCGGGCCGGGCGTCCCCGGCATCGGTCAGCCGGTCGATCTCCTCGGCGATGTACTGCGCCTCGTCGTGCTCCTGGTCGGCGACGTAGCCGGTGATGACGGGGCCGTCCCCGGCCTCGGTCCACAGGTTCTTGGGCCTGCGCGAGGCGTTCCGCTCGATGACGGCGTTCGCGGCCGTCAGGATCGTCTGCGTGGAGCGGTAGTTCTGCTCCAGCAGGATCGTGCGGGCCTGCGGATAGTCCTCCTCGAACTGGAGGATGTTGCGGATGGTGGCGCCGCGGAAGGCGTAGATGGACTGGTCAGCGTCACCGACCACGCACAGTTCGGCGGGGTGGTCCTCGGGCCCGCCCGGCCCGACCAGCTCGCGCACCAGGGTGTACTGGGCGTGGTTGGTGTCCTGGTACTCGTCGACGAGGACATGCCGGAAGCGCCGCCGGTAGTGCTCGGCCACGTCCGGGAAGGCCTGGAGCAGGCTGACGGTGGTCATGATGATGTCGTCGAAGTCCAGCGCGTTGGCCTCGCGCAGCCGCGACTGGTACAGGACGTACGCCTCGGCGAGCTTCTTCTCGAAGGGGTTCTCCGCCTGGGCGGCGAAGGTGTCCTCGTCGACCAGCTCGTTCTTGAGGTTGGAGACCTTGGCACTGAAGGACTTCGGCGGGTACTGCTTCGGGTCCAGGTCCAGGTCCCGGCAGACCAGGGCCATCAGCCGCTTGGAGTCGGCGCCGTCGTAGATCGAGAAGCTGGAGGTGAAGCCGAGCCGCTTGCTCTCCCGGCGCAGGATCCGTACGCAGGCGCTGTGGAAGGTCAGCACCCACATCGCGTTCGCGCGGGGGCCGATGAGCTGCTCGACGCGCTCCTTCATCTCGCCGGCGGCCTTGTTGGTGAAGGTGATCGCCAGGATCTCGCCCGGGTGCACATGCCGGGTCGCCAGCAGGTGCGCGATCCGGTGGGTGAGGACGCGGGTCTTGCCGGAGCCGGCGCCCGCGACAATGAGCAGCGGCCCGCCCGCGTGCACGACGGCGGCGCGCTGCTGCTCGTTCAGCCCGTCGAGCAGCGCGGCGGCGTCGATCACCGGGCGGTGGGCGCCGTCACGGTAGTACGCGTCCCGGTCCACGGGCGCGTCGAAACGGCCCCCGAACAGGTCGTCCGGGATCCGCTCCGGGGCGTGGTCCGCCGCATGATCCCCGGCGTGGTCCTCGGGCGGCGGAGGGGGGCCGTCGGAGGGTTCGAGGTCGGCCAGGAAGCTGTCGTCAAAGAGGCTGCTCATCGCCTCCCGAGTCTAGGCCGTGGGACTGACAGCCCCCGCCCGAACCTGTGCGTACATTAAAAGTCACGAATTGGTTTCGGGACAAACCGAACATCAGTCTTCCCAAGCGCCACTTCCGTTGATTACGGTTCCGCATCAGGCGGCCCGCCCTCCCGGCGGCGACCGTGCCGTCACGGGCCGCCTCCGCTGAGTCCGGCGCAAGCCGGAGCCGGGGACCCACGCACGACGACCTTGGGGTGAATCGGTCCGCACGTCCGTCGGATACGGACGTAAGCGACCGTAGGGCGACTTCCGAAGCCCGAACCCGACAGCTAACCCGGTAAGCGGTCGACGGAAGAAGGAGCGGCCGCCTTGGCGACGCACCGCAAGCCCCGTACCGGCATACTCACCGCCCCCGGCCCCAGAGCGGCCGTGGGGCTCACGACCGCCGCACTGGCGACGGTCACCCTGTTCGGCGAGAGCGCGAGCGCGGCCCCGAGCGCCAACAGCACCACGGCCTCCATCAAGCAGGTGCAGGCCCGGGTGAACAAGCTGTACGAGCAGGCCGAGGTCGCCACCGAGAAGTACAACGCCGCCAAGGACAAGGCCGACAAGCAGCGCACCACCGCCGACCAGCTGCTGGACGAGGTCGCCCGCAAGACCGCCAAGCTCAACGCCACCCGCGACACCCTGGGCGCGTACGCCGCCGCCCAGTACCGCAGCGGCGGCCTGGACACCACCACGACGTACCTGCTGGCCAACGACCCGCAGCAGCTCCTGGACAACGCGCACGTGATGGACCGGATGTCCGGCCGCACCGAGGCCGCCCTGGAGACCTTCCGTACGCAGACGATCGAGATCGCCCAGGAGCGCGCCAAGGCCGTCGAGAGCCTGACGAAGCTGGACGACGCCCAGCAGGAGCTCAACAAGCAGAAGAAGGCGGTCCAGCAGAAGCTGACCACCGCGCAGAAGCTCCTGAACACCCTCACCGCCAAGGAGAAGGCCCGGCTCGCGGCCATCCAGAAGGCGGCGGACGCGGCAGCCGCGGCGAAGGCCGCCAGCAGCTCGTCCTCCTCGTCGAGCTCCTCCAGTTCGACGACCACCAGCACCAAGGCCGCCAAGGCCATCGCCTTCGCCCGCGCCCAGCTCGGCAAGCCGTACGTCTACGGAGCCACCGGCCCGAACTCCTACGACTGCTCAGGCCTCACCCAGGCCTCCTGGGCCGCCGCCGGCGTGTCCATCCCCCGCGTGGCCGCCGCCCAGTACAGCTACGGCACCAAGGTCAGCGCCTCCGAGCTCCAGCCGGGCGACCTGGTCTTCTTCTACTCCGGCATCAGCCACGTCGGCCTCTACATCGGCGACGGCCAGATGATCCACGCCCCGCACACCGGCACCGTCGTCAAGATCGCCCCGATCAGCGAGATGCCGATTGCGG is part of the Streptomyces sp. NBC_01262 genome and harbors:
- a CDS encoding C40 family peptidase; protein product: MATHRKPRTGILTAPGPRAAVGLTTAALATVTLFGESASAAPSANSTTASIKQVQARVNKLYEQAEVATEKYNAAKDKADKQRTTADQLLDEVARKTAKLNATRDTLGAYAAAQYRSGGLDTTTTYLLANDPQQLLDNAHVMDRMSGRTEAALETFRTQTIEIAQERAKAVESLTKLDDAQQELNKQKKAVQQKLTTAQKLLNTLTAKEKARLAAIQKAADAAAAAKAASSSSSSSSSSSSTTTSTKAAKAIAFARAQLGKPYVYGATGPNSYDCSGLTQASWAAAGVSIPRVAAAQYSYGTKVSASELQPGDLVFFYSGISHVGLYIGDGQMIHAPHTGTVVKIAPISEMPIAGYARMT